ttcaagTGGTGgtttgtggtgggagggtggccCCCCTCCGGGTGTCTGAAGTGTGGCCGGcctcctgtgagcaggagcccagggtgcTCTGATGTAGCCTCTTGGGGATATGTGGCCCAGATTGCCTCTGTACATGCATCTatgtgcacagactgcagtgCAATCCCCCAGGCCAAGGAGCGCGCCCCAGCCCATCGCTGTCTGCCAGCTCCACCCTGTCTGTGTCATGTGCCTAAgatcactcacctgatgatccttccccagcctcagaggatgcctgggacacatccaggccatTGGGCACTGGCTCCAGTGTCACCGAGGTGATAGTGCTGGCTGCGTCgaggtcttcctcctcctcaccagcTCTGCACCCTGGGCAGGCAACAATGGGCATCTCCAGACCTGACTCAactgccaggggtggggaaggatttGCACTGCTCCCCAGGATATGGTGCAGATCTTGGAAATAGGGGCAGGCGTGTGATTCTGCCCCggagtgggagctgcactcccttGCCCTGGTGtaggcctggcagagctccttaacTTTCATCCGGACATGCTCCTGGTTCCAGATTTGGCCCTTTggggccaggctgttggccatgtGGCCGTAGATATCGGCATTGtgccatctggagcagagatcctggaggttttcctcctctccccacacctcaatgagggccatctctgtcccagaccaggatggtgcacgCTTCTTGCCATGCCTGGCAGGTTCCTAGGAGCCAGATtgctccctgagagcaggggagggctctggggggaCTCGAGGGTCAGCCATGATGGCCTGATGATGTGCAGTGGGGCTGCAACGTGTCTGGAGACTGTCAGGGCCAGGTTCCTGCCACAAACCCTTTCCCCTATGgatgcagctttaagggctgcagggaaagAGAAACTAGAGAGTCCTGAtgactatggatggaatggccagcagggcacctgtgggatttcctggaagccccttattttgaaataactccgtcTGCTGCGTCCACAAATACtcttttccgaaatagctatttcaaaacgggtgttattccttgtgtaatgaggtttacagattttggaataagccatccattatttcaaaattatttcaaaacaacagaattgctatgtagacattcactttgttatttcaaaataaagctagtTGTCTTGAAATTacggtgtagtgtagatgcacccacagagAGTAAGTCAAAGGagagaggcagcatggggaaaACCATATACAGGATGTGGAAATATGAGGTGGAGATCCAGCCAGAAGGTGGTGTGGTGAAGAGGAAGTCTGGGGGGAATATTTGGGAAGGAgtacttatgcaaataaagtgatGCACATTAAATAATGAAAATGAGGACATTGTCTTATTTGCATCAATGCTCCAGACTCCAGGGCCCGTCTCCTCAGCAGGCACAAACTGGAAATTCTAATGCAATAGGAACACAGCAGTTAACACTGTCAACCAGCTGGCTAGTCACCAGTTACAAGTGCCTGTATTATATTAGTTTTCCTGACAACTCATTTCAAAAGGGGGTGTCATAATTTCTGGCTGGGTAAATCCTAGAATAAAATATTCTATAATTAAACTGtgatgaaaaataatttttccagTGCATAATGAACACTGAACATTGAGGTGGACAGTGCTTGATCAGGAACATCTGTTTAGCACATAGCTGgtcatacagggtatgtctaaacttgcctcctagttcggactagggaggcaaatgaagcataccgaagctGCTaatgatccaaaacccttccctcgaattaactgttactcctcatgcaatgaattaattcgagggaagggttttggatcggactactgtGTCTACACGCAGGAAGTTAAATCAGGTGacctgcattttaaaatggcaaccagccacaaatatgctaatcaagtatggggatatcccacacttcattagcaactttgatatgcttcatttgcctctctaGTCTGAACtaaggggcaagtgtagacatacccacagagagtaGGAATACTCAATATACTTGTATGAATTTGCGAACGGGGGAGTTTTATATATCCCAATATGAGCATGTGAGTGGAAGCATATAAAGCTGATTGTGTTTAGCAAACAGTTTTTATAGATACCTCAAAGCTTACTGTTAATATTTCTCCTGTTTCTTACATATTAACTGTCCCTTTGTTGAGACAAATGGAATATTCATATAAACAGCTTTTAAAAATTTCATTACTTTACCTTTATTTGTATAGACATGAAGGAAAGCGCAACTTGGTTTCCTAAAGAAGTTTTAGTTCATGTTACTGATCCCTCATTTGAAGTCCAAATTATCTGTTCATAGGACCATAACTGGTTGTTATGAAATTCATGTCAAATAATAATCTAACCCTCATATGTTTTTAATGTACTTCCTTAAGAATTGAGCCACATTAAGAACACCGGGCTAGCATCCTTTAAATCCCTCTTTGTTTTTCCATCACACTTCGTTCCAGTAGTGACATGTTCCATTGATCATGGCTCTTCAAGATCATGGAGGCAGAAAAGAATTAGTATAGTGGCTGGGAGAAGAGATTTACTCCGAGAATAGGATTTGGTTTAATTGCTCATGTAAGAAGCTATCCGTTTTAGACTGAGACCAGACTGGGTATTTCAGGGATGGTGGGAGCCTCAAGTGGTGGGAAATTAGGATCTATCATTCAGGAGACATGAGATAAAATTGGAAGAGAAGTTTAGAAGAAGAACTGGAATAGAGAAGGGTTGTGGCAGATGCTgggagggattaaaaaaaaaatccacagtccACAATCTCTGCCAAATTTTTGATCATGCCTTTGAAAAGTTCTGAAAAGAAAGCTATCATTACAGATTGtcgatttttaacttgtttttattGTCCATCATGCAAACAAAATTCCAGTAAAAAAGCCAATGGAGACAACGGGAACTGAATCATGCACAGCGCAATACAATATCCAGACAATGTTATCTTTTTTGTGGCAAacacaaaataagcttttccattCAGTACCATATCCCTAACACAGAAATACTTTACCTTATTCATTACCTTATTTAGTCATGGGACTTTACCTTCTCAGAGTCCCATGACTAAAATCTTATCATGACAGAGAGGTGAGCTACATAGCATAGTATTGCAACTCTAGCATCTATGGGCACCAGCAAAATTGTGTTATCCCAAATCCCTAGCAAAGAAATGGGACCTATCTCTTGCTGTACCATTAAGAAAGAAAATACAGAGTGTGGGGAGTGCCTTAGCTAATCCAATGATCTGCTAAGAGGAAAATAAAGAGAGATGCCTCAGTAGGTCTTGGAGGATTTTGCatcctaataataataatgtttaaTTCTCAAAAGCTGTGGAACACAATCAATGCTGAAATGAAGCAGAGAGGTTCAGGTAGTTATGCCATACAATCTCCTCAGTTTTTTCAGTGGCACCGTTTTCTTTCCCCAGTTCAAACACAGTGGCTGAAATGTCTTAGCAATAATGCTTTATTTTGTACTCATGGAATCCATGGTGTAGGCCCAGAACTGGGCATTTTCCCATAGGCCTGAACACTGAAAATATATACAAGAAGGACCATCCCAGAATATACTGTACAAAAAAAATGTGCTTATTTGCAAAGACCAAAGCAGTTAAAATAGCTCACTACATTTTGCAGTCTCTATAATTTGACTCACTGGATTTTTGACACTGGGAATAAAATATGGCCAGACCTATTAATTCAAATACATCCCTACAATAACTCTTTTGATCTGAGTTTACTTGGAGCAGAGAGGCTTTGGTTGTGACCTCCGTAACTCTCACTGTCTGATAAACAAGGAAGGATGGCAGTATTTAAAGCTGAATTGTGACATACTAATGTCATTAGCTAGGGCCCCAAAGTCTCTTAAGCAAGACTTAAAGTAGGTGTCAGTCTCTGTTGCTGATATACTACCAGAGTTGCATCTGTTTAAATAATGCTGAGGTTgagaaagagattgaaatctgGTGTGAGCAGTGGAGCTCAGCAGGATCCACAAGGAGTGAGCAGTGCAGACTGCTGGGAAATCAGTGGGAGAGAGGCTGCCTTTTATAAAGTCATTTCACTGAGAAAGCAATGCAATTGGCTGATGAGGACTCTGAGCTGGGTGATTGTGAGACCCAGTGTTCCTCACTGGGAGCATGCTCATTTGTTATAATGAAAGTATCACCTTCTCAATGGTACAAGCACAGTATCAAATGCACTTCTCTGACAATGGGTGCTTTCTGCTTTCCGGCCCACCTCAGATGTCTGTATAAACAGCCAAACTCACAAATCCTGTTCTTTATCGTCTTGACTATTCCTCTCACTGTATGAACACAATTACCACTTCCAAATATCTTAAATTTGTTGCTTCAAATCTTCATTTGTCTGTTTTGATTACATGTATTTGCATTCATAACAGCTTAGCGAGCCCTTGTCAGAGCCCAGGCAGAGCGCGACAGAGTGTTATATTTAGAGCGGGGTGATGAAGGGGACAGAGGGTCATATTtggagcggggggcagggcgggagagaGCACCATATGTAGAGCGGGAGAGGGTGCCATATACAGAcgtgggggcggggcgagagAGAGTGCCATATGAGGAATAAGCCTCAGAGCGGCCCAAAGAGAAGGGCACAGAGCGGGACACAGTGCCATATGCAGACCAAGGCTCATTCCGAGGCAGAGTACTATATGCAGAGCGCAATGTGCTGCTCCGTGCTTTGTGGGATGCAGGGACCCATGTGGAGTTCCACATCGATTGGGAGGCTAAACCCGTCGCCGAATGGGACACTGTGCTGCATGAAGGACCCCACTTAGGGCCACACACAGAGCGGGCCATTGGGACACCCACAGAGCGGGCCACAGGGCAAGACATAGGGGCACACACAGAGCGGGCCACAGGATGTGACATAGGACTGCGAACAGAGCGGGCTGCTGAAGTGCTCACAGATTGGGATGCAAAGCGAGACATTGGGGTGCGcacagagccagacacagactGAGACACCGGGCCACATGAGGGGTGGGACACTGGAACAGGCATAGCGCCACACACAGTCTCAGACATTGCAGAGTAGGACAATGGAGCAGGCCCAGAGCTACGTACAGCTGGAGGCATTTGGAGACTCATGGCATAGGATGGGGGAGAAGGCACAGAGCCATGCATAGCCGGAGGCATTTGGAGGCTCATGGCATAGGACGGGGGAGAGGGCATAGAGTCACACATGACTTGAACCAGAGGCGCACCCATGGAATAAGATGCTGGAGTGGGCCCAGAGCCACACATGCTTTGAACCACTGGGGCAGACATGGGGTGGGATGTTGGAGCGGACCTGGGGTCACTCATAGAGAAAGAGACTGGGACTCCCAAGAGGCGGGACACATTGTCACACACAGAGCGGGACACACTGTCACTCATGGAATAGGGGGCACTGGTAGCTGCAGCACGATACACAGACTCGCACATGGGGTGGCCTACAGGGAGGCACACGTAATCATATACGAGGGGGGCCCCGGTGCCAGACCCAGGGTTGCACACAGGAATGCAAACATACTCGCAATTAGCCTGGGAGGCAGAGCCGCCCAcagcctggggggcagagccacccacAGCGTGGGGGGGCGAGCCGCACACAACCTGAGGGGGCGAGCCGCACACAACCTGAGGGGGCGAGCCGCACACAACCTGAGGGGGCGAGCCGCACACAACCTGAGGGACAGAAGTTTCTACATTTGCATTAACATATCCTTTGCAGTAGCCAAACTTGTGGCATCTGAAGTTCGCCAGGAGCGTATGACAGCCTTCTCTGTAGGGTGTAAACTCCACTATGGTTCGTGCCTGGTGATTAGCAGCCAGTTTTCCCAAACTAAATTTAAGAGACAGAAAGAAAGTGCTCTGTGTTACATCCATAGCTTATAGTTATGCAGCAGCGAAAGCTGGCTCTACACCTGTAATATTTGATCTGTTTTGTGACAACTCTGCCATATACCATCTCTATCATAGACTCTGAAGTTTTGTCCcagagaagggaagaaaaaaaaaaaaaaagaattccagTGAAAACATGAGTTTTCTTTCTTATTCAGAGGAAAATTATTACTCCCTTGAATAGAATTTTCCAGTGTTCTTTTATTAAACCCCACAGAGGCACTCACGGTTGGATTCAGCAATGGCGTTGTACTTTTTCACTTCACCTCTATAACTGGTAGCCAATTCCACCTGTTCGTCTCACTTTGAAAAGTACCATCCCCTTGAACTCTTTGTAAAGATAGTATATTCCCTCCTAACTTCACTTTGGCtgttacactacagagttttttcagaaaaatagccatttttctgaaaaaaactaaaTCCACACTGGAATTGcattcttttgagaaaaaaattgaaagaacagagagggttttccaacattggtaaacctctttctatgaggaagaagcctttttccaaagggagttctttcgcaagaagagaaaagaggaaagagcacaggtACCCTTGTGgacattctgcccatagtaatcacaccttacatgcaagatagcgtccattcagtctgaacGCTATCTAtctaaaaagcagattgctttttcgatgctctttgacagtgtggatgctctcttttggaagaagattttttggaagatctcttcaggaaaagcttcttccaaaagaagcctgcagtttagacatgaCTTTTAGGTATTCTGTTTCTGGTCTGATTACTTCAAATTCATTGAGCTTAATAGGATGAGCTTTACATAGTTATATGAGAATGCACCTTAATAGTTTTCTCTGAAGACTACATAGTCCCAAACTTTGTCAGAAACCATAGCAATGGATACTAACCAGTCGCTATACTCCTTTTAGGATAGAATGGCTGTCCTTCCCCAGTGGATAAGTTATGAGCTTTTAATGTAGCCTGGTGACTAACACTGCTTTTTTCTAATTTTGAATGAACTGCAGGTTGAAGAGAATGCATGTTGGGTATAGTGACTGTTTAGTGATGTATATTTAGGGAGATCCCCTTCACAGCTGCAAAAGGATTATTGTACTCTTCCTACTAAGAGAAGCTATGCACAACATATCCAACTGACATTTCTCACATAAGAAATAATGTGCTTTCTTCAACAGATGGCAGCCTCTACCTATTTTTAACTTATGAAAACTATGCATATTCTCCCAAAATTAAATGCTCCATCATTTGTAAGGGAAACTAGACTCTTGGTACAGTTTCACAGCAAAGACATGGACTGATGGTAAAATAAAGTCCTCTTTAACAATAGAACACTTACAATTTTCCAATGTTGTATTCAATCTGTGAATTCTGTTTAAATATTTGTTAAACTTACTCAATAGTCGCTGGCTCTTTGAACAATCCAACACCTTCCAGGCTCAATACACAGTTCCTCAGATCCTCCTGGAGGGGATTGCAGAAGGAGATTTCTGCACTGCATGGAGCATGCAGCCTGGGTTGTCCTAGGAGCTGATGAAAGACACAGGAACTCCTATGAatcagcttccatatgagaagaaaCTAAAAAGATTGTCTCAGAAAAGGGACTACTGAGGTGGGATATGATTGTGGTCTATAAGATCATGAATGTTTGGAAAAAGTAAATAGAgaagttttatttaatttttctgacAATACAAAAATCAGAGGTCATCCAGTGAATTCAACAGGCTTCAGGATTAAGACAAATAAGAGGAAGTACTTCTACAATTAATCTGTAGAACCCATTGCCATGGGATTTTGTGAAATCCAAAAATAtaactggattttaaaaaatcaagacaAATTAATGGAGGATTAgatacatcaatggctattagctaattTGGTAATGGATGCAACTCATGCTTGGTGTAAACCTACATTTCTGAGTACAGAAGCTGGAAAGGGAAGTCAGGAGTGGTTTTATCCAGAATTACCCTGTATCATACATTCTACCTGAAGCTCTGTTACTGGCCACTgttagagacaggatactgggctggatggatcattggtctgatccaatatggctgttTTATATTCTTGCATCCCTTCAAACAAACAGCATTTAAACTAGACTAGAATTTTTAACAAAGccgaaacaaataaaaaaaaataagtgtagattttaaaaaggaaggaTTATTCACATAAAATACCTTCCTTGTTTAAAGTTAGGAGACTTCTCTCATGTGAGTGGGGTCAATTGTTATTACATTCTAAATCAAATTCTCTGttgataaaataaacaaaaaaagaaatttcAGCTGCTTCTAAATTTTTCATACACTGTGCTCTATGTGTTTGAGTGTGAGAAAGAGTTTAATtgaccaataagcatcaccctgCTGTGCAGCAACTAAGGGATATGCTTTACCTTAATATCAACAGGAGGCTTGTTAATCGCAATATCTCTGTTCCCCATTAGCACTTCACCAGCACATCCTGGTTCTGAAATAGCTACCACTCTTATAATATTGTAGTCAGAGAGGTGAGGCCCATATTGATCATATGGTATGTGCAGTGGGATTGTTTTCACTGTAAAGTAAAATTATTTTGATTATTAATCTGGCCCTTTGAGCTCATATTGCCTATCCTTTCTTGTCCTGTAATTTGACTGGCACTGAACCATACATGTTTTACAGTAACTTGCCTAGAAGCCAGCTAGAACCATAGAAGCTTCACTGTGAAAGTGCTGATCTTTGGAAGATCAGTACAAAACCAATTCAACTGTCAATATTAAAGAATGAAGATCCACATTAATCTAATCTCCTGGGGCTGCTAAAATCCCTTTAGCTAATCCTGATTTACCTGCCTCCTGAAGATAGTATAGCTTTTGGACCAACAAAAGTGAATTAGACAATTCCAATGTTTCTTACCTTCCCTTGGGCCCAGAATGACATTCATATTGTCCTTCCAGAACTGATCCAATGGGTATCCATTGCATGTCATTACTTGTGCACACAAGTTGAAATTCAGGTTCTTGGGCTCCTTACGTAAGTTTTCAAGAACCCACTGCAGACAGATATCTTGGCCATATTCAGGACAATTAGCCATCTTAAGCCTCATAGCAATACCAGCATCACTCAGGAATGGGCTCCGGAGAGATGTTAACTCTCTGTCTATATCTGAGTTGGGAGCATCAGAATATCCAGAATGAATTTTTCTATAAGCTCTGTAAAATGcttctttgtctttcagagaACCTGTTGATGAAGATATGAGACATTCAATTTGTTGGCGATACAGCCTCTCTCTGACTTACGAactggttatggaccaagcaattggttgtaactcgGTTTGTTTGTAAGTTGGACCTCATAGAGTTAtatgcgaccgcgctgttcataagcacagatcgtgttcgtaactcgaggtccgccatttacgacagcttcggtcgtaaCTGCAAATGGTTGTAAGTCGATCGTTCGCAACTCGGGAACCGGCTGTATATGCAATCATAACTCCCCCAGTCCAAAAAGGAATTAAATTCCTTCATCTTCCCTGCTGGTACAGTCAAGTACAGAACCATAACCCAAAGATAATGCATTTCctctctaagggcttgtctctACTTACCAGAAAAATGAGATGTGGAGATCAATCTCCTGgggttcagtttagtgggtctaataaggaCTCACTAAATCGGCCACTGATTGTGCGCCTATTGATGCTGGTATTCCATttggtcatgaggagtaagagaagttgaatgAGAAAGTTTATCCCATTAACCTCTCACAGTGGGGATATCATGGTAAGTTGAGCTGaaatacattgactccagctacactattcatgtaGTGGGAGTTGTGTATTTTAGTTCAAGTTTCTCCCATAGTGTAGGTCTGGCCTAAGATATGGTATTCTGAGGAGAGAGGAATGCACAAAGAAAATAACTTGGAGAACATGCTTAGTTGCAGGTTTTTACCTAATTTTATATCTCTAGAATAAATAAAGAATTCAACAGGTGTTCAGTGTAAGTCTCAGAACCAGCCTTTCAGAACCAGAATGTGTACAATAGGCCACATCACATACATCTGTCTAAACACAAGAGATATCTATCAGAGGACATTGTCAAACATCTAGCTTCTTGACCTTGCTCCTGTTATCCCTCTGACATAGTCAGAGGTTTCATTTTCACAGTAACTGGAGCTCCAATCCATTTCACACTCCTGTAAGTATTGTGCTGGATAATCCCTTTactactctggcatgatgaataaATGTAATAACAATTTAcattgacttaaaaaaaataaaaagaacatgaGGGTATACCAGATGTGTCAGGTAGCTAATTGATGGGCACATATCTTGACATAGTTGATAACATCTTCAGTCTCAACTGGTGTAAGTCCTGTTTGAAGGATGATTTAGGGCCTTTCAGATGTCCTAAGAAACCAAACCCTGATATCCGTTATTCCCAACTACGGCACAGGCTGGGccaaaaaatgaatgaaaatagaAGGAGTGAATAACTTTAAacacaatcttttaaaaaaatcaattatacCCTTTAGAATAAGGGTCTTTCCCAAAAATGAGATTAGTCTGGAGATTTACTTTAAAAGAGGGAACTTGCATAATGAATAGAACATTTGTTTATATCTCTTATGATTGGCATTTGAAATTCCTGTGAATCCAGGTAAAATATTTTGCCCATACCTAATTCATACTTGTAAGTTCTGGTGATATCCTCACGTAGATCATTACCAACGCTCTTGGTGCTGATGTATTGCCCACAAGGCCAAGTGTCATAGTATAATTTTGTCTTTGAGCCAGAGCCTTGGGAAAGCCAGCCAACACAGCCTGCATTCAGCCGAGAGAATATATGATGGCCATCATAGTCCAAGTCCAGATCTCCATCTTTGATGCTTCTGACCCAAGTAGGACCACAGCAAATTGAACCTAACACAGATTAAGCCAACCATATTATTATACTATGTAACACAGCATGCCCACTATATAATCTGAAGAATGAAGAAAAATGTAATAGCATTTACAGAAACACAGGTTTCATTTACCTGTACCAGTCTCCAGGGGAGTTGGATCCAGACACTGCCAATCACCACAGTGCTGATTTAAATCTTTGCGGGACATCCAAGATTCATTCCAACAGTGATAGCTCCTGTGGGATGTAAAAGTTCAGAGACTGGTAATCAACTCTCTGGAGCCAGACTTTGGTACAACTCAAAATTCTGAACCAATAAGAGAATAAGCCTCGGTGGGCATATGAACGCGACCATTGGAGTCTGATATTGCTTTAGCAGGGTGATAAGGAGTCTCAAAAAGCCAGCTATCAAAGAAATGATTATCAACTCAGTGATCATGATGGAAGACGATGGCCCTGAACCCTGATGGAATAGTGTTTCATAATCCAGTCAGTATTTTTGGAGCCATTCCAAGATAAATAACCACATTTGCTGGTAGCATTAAGTACTTATAGTTTGCTGACTGTTTTATGAGCATATGATTCTCATGTAGACTCAGCAGTCAAGCAAGTATGATTAGTGTATAATTATATCTTCTTGCTGTGTGTCATCACAAAGCTCAATTATTGCAACAGCATTGCAACACTAAAGAAATGTTGCATTTTTAGGCCTATGTGTGTCATTTTACATCGGTAAAAGCATTTGCTCAAAGTTGATTTCACACTTACCAAAGACTGTCCTTGCCACGCAGAGTTTTGCCAGTACAGTCAAAAAGTTCATTGACAACAAGGGGGTTCTCAGCATGGTGAGGAGAATAGAAGTTTGTAACAACACGGCTTGGAATTCCCAAACACCTCATCACTGTAAGGGAAAAAGTGCTCCTTCTTAGGTCTTTCTGTAGGCTCAGCAATAGGGGGGTCTAACTGAGCAAACATCAAGAGCCCTCTATAATGTCAAGTGCAAACTATGCACAGATACAGTTTCACAGTGTAACAAAAATGCCCATCAACCAACTGAGAACCTGATTTACCTCAATAAGTTACTAGTTATAAACTTGCCATGGAATTTGTCTGTGTTGTTCAGCTCACTAAAATATCCTCCCTTCTTATGGGAAAGGGTAGCAGTTTGCAGCTCATTGCTTTGGCTCCCAGATTTTAGGAAGAGATATAGTCAAGTATTTCATTGCAATTGTCACTGCTTGTTCTTCTGATTCATCATCCAAGCTTGTGCTAGAGGAATATACAACCCCATGCAGCACACTGTACTTGCTCAGCCTTTTATCACTGGTGCAAACACTCAGCAAGCACGGGAGCATACAGCACTGACTGGAGACAAGGCCAGATGGGTCTTGCAGTAATGTTTTTCTTCTTGCTCTGATCACTACTGAGACAAAAGCTGCATCTCACTTAAGGCAGCCACTTCCCAGTGAATTCATTTTGGTAACAAAAAATagatctgtttttttcccccc
The DNA window shown above is from Pelodiscus sinensis isolate JC-2024 chromosome 2, ASM4963464v1, whole genome shotgun sequence and carries:
- the LOC102451818 gene encoding protein-glutamine gamma-glutamyltransferase 5 — its product is MEAITLGDIDLNCPYNCKNHNTHFFGTDKQIVRRGQAFNFYVNFQNREWDNSTDTISFTVETGLRPCESNGTKCSFSLGTCIDQSCWSACYKPHQKKCMNITLFPPTNACIGRHILNMHVTSCHHTYDRCLGDFYILFNPWCADDPVYMYNQAQREEYVLNEQGMLYQGVHKHITSRPWNFGQFEDSILDICLKVLDMGANYHHESDCESSWRNDPVQVSVVVNHMISSDGSNSIMKLPQNNDYLQGTKPQSWNGSVPILQQWYKGRCRPVRYGDSASLASVMCTVMRCLGIPSRVVTNFYSPHHAENPLVVNELFDCTGKTLRGKDSLWSYHCWNESWMSRKDLNQHCGDWQCLDPTPLETGTGSICCGPTWVRSIKDGDLDLDYDGHHIFSRLNAGCVGWLSQGSGSKTKLYYDTWPCGQYISTKSVGNDLREDITRTYKYELGSLKDKEAFYRAYRKIHSGYSDAPNSDIDRELTSLRSPFLSDAGIAMRLKMANCPEYGQDICLQWVLENLRKEPKNLNFNLCAQVMTCNGYPLDQFWKDNMNVILGPREVKTIPLHIPYDQYGPHLSDYNIIRVVAISEPGCAGEVLMGNRDIAINKPPVDIKLLGQPRLHAPCSAEISFCNPLQEDLRNCVLSLEGVGLFKEPATIDLGKLAANHQARTIVEFTPYREGCHTLLANFRCHKFGYCKGYVNANVETSVPQVVCGSPPQVVCGSPPQVVCGSPPQVVCGSPPHAVGGSAPQAVGGSASQANCEYVCIPVCNPGSGTGAPLVYDYVCLPVGHPMCESVYRAAATSAPYSMSDSVSRSVCDNVSRLLGVPVSFSMSDPRSAPTSHPMSAPVVQSMCGSGPTPASYSMGAPLVQVMCDSMPSPPSYAMSLQMPPAMHGSVPSPPSYAMSLQMPPAVRSSGPAPLSYSAMSETVCGAMPVPVSHPSCGPVSQSVSGSVRTPMSRFASQSVSTSAARSVRSPMSHPVARSVCAPMSCPVARSVGVPMARSVCGPKWGPSCSTVSHSATGLASQSMWNSTWVPASHKARSSTLRSAYSTLPRNEPWSAYGTVSRSVPFSLGRSEAYSSYGTLSRPAPTSVYGTLSRSTYGALSRPAPRSKYDPLSPSSPRSKYNTLSRSAWALTRAR